In the genome of Aedes aegypti strain LVP_AGWG chromosome 2, AaegL5.0 Primary Assembly, whole genome shotgun sequence, the window ACAACAAGCATTACAAGATCGATGTGGATAAATGGGACTACTTGCTGCGGGACCTGTTCTACTTGGGGAATGCCGTCCAGATTGGAACACAATTTGTACGGCTGTTTGATCATGCAAGAGTAGTACGCGATGACTCGGATATTACCCATATTGGCTATCGAGCTAGTGATTACCACGACATAGTGGCTTTGTTCGAGGCGCGCACCAAACTTCACATCGAATGCTATCAGCATCCGACCATACTGGGATTGGAGAAGTTGTAAGTTTAGAAGAGGCATAGTTATTTCTGTTTGTGAGTATGTAACTGGTTTTGATTTCGCCTGCAGGATGATTGATGCCTTAACTCTGGCGGAAGAGAGCGGATTTAGATTGCGAGGGTGAGTACATAAATAAACCATTGCTATGAAAAGTCGCTTACTATAAAACACCATAATTGTACTTTTGATATGATACTTTTCAAATTCAAGTGAATTACATGATCCGCGCAAAATGtcatattgctgtttgcgtttgacatgcaaatccagtctatttgagcttcaaatgcggtaacacaaagcaaccaaaggatacttagcaaccctgatgcatatcaccgcgaacctagcaaagaaaatcaaattttgacttcgccttccttgttgaaaatcttaccgcatttaatgttcccgcatttgatatttgcatttcaaacgcacacagcaatactaaAAATAAGTATGAAATGTTTGGATTATAGTTGTTTCAATTGTGAATTAGAACAAGATTTAACTCCTAAAAATAATATGGTTGGTTAAATAAATGAAGCACaaaaaacagtttattgaaaaaaGGATTACTACGAATCACTTATTCATTTATCCATTTAATCAAATTACAAGGTATTGCTATTGTCTAGATGTTCACTAGAATTATCATTGATTATCCCCTCAGGACGAGAATTTCCGAAGCGCACCTCTCGCCCGACGTCTACCTGTACCTGGACGATACCATCGTCAGTCTGATCGAATGCAGCGGCGACAGTTCCGAACTAATGGGCGCTCAACAGCTACTGGCTCGCATCCGACTGCGGCAGTTGTACACTCGCATTCACACTTCCACCGATGGACCATGCGACATCGAAGATCTCAACAAACGATTCGGGTcggaggaattcttccaggtgcGGAAGCGGATCCCCTATGCTAGTCAGATGGCTCCGCGAGATGTGCCGCTCTACGAATTGATTAACAGTGAGGCTCGCCTGATTGACGGAAGCAACGTTGTAGGAGAAGTCATGTAAGTCAATGAGTTTAATTCGACATAGTTGGTTTTAACGATTTGTCTTATTTTAACAGGAATGCCCTCGGAGAGCAAGGATTTTTCGAGCAGTATATTGTGTATTGCAAGAGCATGGACCCCAAAGTCATCAACAGTGCTCGTGAATACCTTAGTCGCCAGGGAACAAATCAATCAGTTCAGTAAGATGTAGGTCACATCTTTTAAAATGCAAGTGGTGAaaatgattttagttttttctgTCTTTTTGGATGTTATTTTATgttatatttcatttttatatgaatttcagttatgatatttttttttatttaaatgaattttatatgtaCTTACTCCTAGCTTACGTAAAAGAGAACTTTCGATAAGTAGCCCAAGTATCGTCAAACAATGTATTATCGTTAGACAATTCGAATGCTTCGATTTCGATGCCTAATTCGATCATATCGTACCTAGTAGTTGTACTAAGCTCTCATGAAGTTACAATGCAGTCCGATCGAATCGGGCGATTGTTGTAGGCGGATGCCTGATTTCAAAACCAATGCCAAAGGTTTACTCATGTTTTGTGCTAGATCAGTTTCAGTATGCGTCACATTGTAGATATAAGTAATCCTAGTAAGGTACATTGTGTCGAGTCGTGAATAAACCGTTTTATATCGTCTGTAACATGTAGTAGAAATTGATGCTTTCTTCCGAAATCCTTCAGGCATATATTCTAGAATCCAAAGATGACTGCCACTTTTACTCAAGAGCGGTTGCGCATTCAGCCATCGCCAGCACCCCTTTGCTCGAGTTGTGTATGAAATGAAATACTAAGTACACACGAGGTGCGTGTACTTAGTACACGCATGCGACCGGTCTTGGGTTAAGGAAATGTTGATAAAAGTGCtgtaaatattttggaatctttgtattttttcatgatttccaacaatttttagagcAATAAAGCAGACCCGCATGGCTTTCGTTGTCTCTTATAAATATATTCCCAGGAGATCATTTAGGTTTACTTGAAAAAATGTACAACGATTGAAACATTTTTGCTCATATATCCCGCCAAATTTACACTGAAAATCAAAACTAATCtccaaatgtttcaaaataaagCAAAGCTTCGTGATGTATTCGGGGACTTCGGAGGCTGGGAGTAACACACGCGTTGTTGGTTTCACTTATTTATTCTTACCAACTATACTTACAATGAGTGTTGTTCGCTCGAAGAGCAATAGATGAAAGAGAGCTACACAATATCTCTGATAGCTTTTATAGTCTTTCAATAGTGTTGCCTGATTGGATCCTCATCTAACATTAGCGGATATTAATTATCGCTGAGTTTCTTCCCTAGATCAATATCGATGAGTTACATTTTGATATCTAGATACATAACAACTTTCCCCTTTTTTGATTTCTTACTACTACCTTTCATAATCTTCAAATCTAAACCACTCTGGTAACTTTCTGTTTCTTACTGATCTTCTGAGGAAAATTGATTCATTTGATCCGCATCGATTTTGTCTCTcatcagcttgaaattttctaggtggtgattcaCCTAACGATTCACTACGCCTACGCTTAATAGTTATATTTTCTGATGATCTTTCTGGCACTTTTGCAATATTCGTTTTTACAATTGAGCTTGGATATCTTAACTGGTTTACATGAACATTTTTAATACTATCGTTCTCCAACAACtttattttatacaaaaattttcCGATTCTCTCAAGAATGATTGCTGGAATCCACTTGACTAATTCTTTAAAATGGTTTCGGTACATAACCTTTTCCCCTTTTTTAAAATCTTGGTTGGGGttacaattttctttcaaacaatttttctttTTGACATCATAAACATATTCTGCATTTTTGGATTCATCAAACGTTACGCTCTTACGATTGACCTTATCTGTCCCTGTCTCACATAAGCTTGTCTTCGGGTTAATACTTGTCAATACAGTTCTGGGTTTGAATCTGAAAATCATCTCACTGGGTGACTTCTCAGTAGCTGTCGAAGGAGTACTATTATACCAAGCTAAAATGTCATTCAGTTTCCTTGATAATATTTCTCTATTGCCTTGTTTCTCTAACAAtctctttttcaaaaagttcttcACGGTCTGAACACCTCGTTCAGCAGCACCATTCGATTGTGGGTGGTACACTGGAGATTTGATAATCTTAACGTTACGCGATTCCCAATATTGCACAAACTCAAACGAACTGAACGGAGGCCCGTTATCGGATACCATTTGCTCTGGCAATCccacaaacttgaaaaaaatcttctaacCGTTCGTTAACCTGTTCTGCATTGGTTCTATTCATCACTCTTGCTTCAATGAACTTTGTGAATGAATCTATAATCAGTAACACCATCTTGCCTTCAAACTCAAAAAAGTCTATATGGATCCTTTCCATTGGACGCGTACAACTTGTCCACTTAGATGTTACCTTTTCTTTAGGAACGCTTCGTCTCTGATCACAAACTGAACACTGTTTGAAATGCTCTTCAATGTCCTTTTGCATACCTTTCCACCAAAATAATCCTCTACCTAACATCTTTCCTCTAACTATTCCATCATGATTAGTGTGAAGCATTTTAAGCACAATTTTCTGCAACCTATCTGGAATCACTACTCGATCACCATAGAACAAGCAATTATCTTGACAACTTAACGAATTACGCAATTTGTAATAATAGTGCAAAGAATCTGGGATTTTTCGAGGCCATCCATACAGAACATAATCATATACCTTCGAAAGAACATCATCTTTCGCTGTGAATTCCGCTACATCACAAGTTTTCAACGGTAATTCTGGACATTCTTGCAATCTATTGATTGACAGTTCTTCAATTTCTGTGCCACCTGACACAGGTAATCTGGATAATGCATCTGCATGAGCCAAATTCCTACTTGGCCTGTATTCCCATTCGTAATCGTACATAGACAAAATCACTGCCCAACGTTGAAGTCTAGATGCTGAAATCACTGATGTTCCTTTACGAGGATGATAAATTTCCTTCAACGCTTCACAATCTGACACGAGTTTAAAACGATGTCCATAAATGTATTTGTGGAAACGCTTCACAGCAAATATTATGGCTAGAGCTTCCCTATGAAGCTGCGAGTAATTTTTCTCAGCAGGCGATAATGTACACGAAGCAAAAATGACTGGTTTTTCTTCTCCATCTACAATATGAGATAACACAGCGCCTACGCCATATGGGCTGGCATCCGCTGCAACCACGATTGGTTTGTTTGGATCGTAGAGTTGCAACACATTGTTCTTCAAAATCAGCTCTTTGCTTCTCACAAAACACTTCTCACAATCACTATCCCAACTAAACACTACATCTTTTCTCAATAGTCTGTACAGAACTCTCAACTCTGAAGAGATGTTCGGAATGAACTTTGAATAGTAATTTAACAGTCCCAAGTACGATTGTAATTCATTAATGTTTGTAGGAGCTGGTGCATTCACAATTGCAGTTACTTTGGACTGATTTGGACGAATTCCATCGCTACTAACTGTGTGACCCAAATAGTCCACAGACGTTACAAAAAACTTGCTCTTTTCGGTATTGATTTTCACGTTGAATCTGCATAAACGTTCTAGCACCTTGTCTAAAACTTGTTTGCACTCTTCTAATGTTCTTGCTCCTATCAGCACGTCGTCTAAATACGTTACACATCCTTCTATGTCTCCTAAGATCTGATCCATGATACTTTGGAAGATCGATGGAGCAGTCGCCACGCCAAAGGGCAATCGCACATACTGAAAAAGTCCTATGTGCGTATTAATTGTTAGATACGCTTGAGAGTTTTCCGAAACTTTCAACTGCTGATACGCACCACGAAGATCGATAACGCAAAAGAAATTACAGTTTGTCAACTTTGCGAAAATGTCGTCGATTCTCGGTAACGGATGATGTTCCGAACGCAAGTAAGGATTAATGGTAACCTTACAGTCAATGCACAGTCTCAAGCTGCCATTTGGCTTAGGCACAACAACTATAGGAGAAGCCCACTTACTGAACGCGACTTTCTTCAGAATGTTCTCCTGACACAATCTATTCAACTCAGCCTCAATCGCTGGTCGTTGTTGAAAGGGTGGTGAATAAGCAACGTGGAAAATAGGGCTAATGTTGTCTTCCATGACAATCTCCGCCTCAAACTCACGAATTGGAGTGTTATCGTCACAAATCACATTGGGGTATTTCAAACGAATCGAATCAAGGAGGGTACTTTCAACACGGTTCATACTCACGATGCTTTCCTTGAACTTGTTCCTCCATCCGGGTCAGAGGACGTCCATCCACGTGCGCCCCAGAAGCGGTCTGAAGGTTTTACTGCTTTCGATCACTACTAGCGCAAGTTTTTCACTCGGACCACGCTGACACCTGGACACATCTGCACTGAATCCCCCAATCACTTTGATACCTTGCCCCGTCACAGTTGAAAAATCATCGTTTATACTGAACAACGGACGACTTGAAAACCACTTTCGATACAAACTGTCACTAATCACTGTAGCACATGCCCCACTGTCAATTTCAAACTCAATCGGTCGGTTGTCCACAAATAACGTTTCGGTTGCTTCCTTGCTCTTCACTAACAAGGTCTCGTTCTTCACCGAATTCAACTGCATCCGAAGATTTGCTATTTCTGTTGCCAAATCTTCACCAGCACCAACCGTGCCTACGGTCTGGTTTCTTCTCGAATCCTGGCTTCCACTACGATTTTGCTTCGAATTTTTCGAAAAGCACACATTTGCAGCATGGCCTTGCCTGCCACACGCAAAACATTTCCAACTTTTCGCTGGACACTTCCCTTGTTCGTGATCTCTACCACACTTTTCACACACTCTTCGCCGgccatattgatttttctgaccgCCATTGCTATTCGCGAACTTCGAACGACTTTTGCTACGACTCCGGTATGACTTACCAGATCGCACCACGTGCGCACTCAACACGTTTTCCCGCACTTTATTATCCTTTTCGGCTAATTCCCAGTTCAACGCTTCATCCACTGCTTTTTCGAAAGTTAGGTTTTTCTGCTTGAGCAGGTGGGTACGGAGCCTACTGTCGTATATACCGAACACGAACCTGTCTCGGAGGGCTTCCGTCAAAAAATCACCGAATTCACACTTCTCCGCGAGAGCTTTTAACTCGACCACATATTCCGACACTATTTGACCCGCTTTCTGATCTGCCTGATGGAATCGATATCGCTCACTAACCTTATTCACATCCGGCCTAAAGTGCTTTTTGAGCGCTGCTACTAATTCCGCGTACGTTTTAGTGCTAGGATTCACGGGCTGCAATAGCTTCTTCAGAATGGCATACGTGTCCATTCCGAGGTGCGTTAAAAGAAACGCCACTTTTCTGCCTTCCGGAATGTCATGCAgaagaaaatgttgaagcaTTCTTTCCTCATACACTTCAAAATCATCACCCGCGACGTAGTTATCAAACGATCCGAAATTCATCGCGATTTTAACACTACCGGACGGTCCGGCCACCACGTGTTTGGTATGGTCTTCCTCGGTCATCTTTGGAACGTTCCACACTGATCAAACGATAGCAATAACACACTTCGTTTCGCGACACGTGCTCTTCAAAACTGAATACGCTTTTCTATATCAGCCTATTGAGCACTGAACAAACGGTAGCACTTAACCTCACTCCGTTTCTGCGCTCCACGTGATTTTCGCCATGCGGTAGGTACACTTTCGTCGATCGTCACTACACTCTCCACTTTACCTCGTCGCCAACTTTTGATGTATTCGGGGACTTCGGAGGCTGGGAGTAACACACGCGTTGTTGGTTTCACTTATTTATTCTTACCAACTATACTTACAATGAGTGTTGTTCGCTCGAAGAGCAATAGATGAAAGAGAGCTACACAATATCTCTGATAGCTTTTATAGTCTTTCAATAGTGTTGCCTGATTGGATCCTCATCTAACATTAGCGGATATTAATTATCGCTGAGTTTCTTCCCTAGATCAATATCGATGAGTTACATTTTGATATCTAGATACATAACACTTCGAAATagactttttattttcaatcgagtGGTGGTCAAAATCAAATTGGTTTAATGAAATGAGATTTTCACTATGATCGATGGGATGAGTAAGACTTCCTGCGAGAGGTCTGAACACATTTTTCAACCTGAAATACTACTTACATTTTTATAACTTTTACAACAAGATCAATATATCAATATAATACAATAGGTTTTAGTCTTTTTGTAGACTTTAAGATTTTCTTGTATGGGACGGAAGCCGGAACCTGGTTCCGGAAGTACTCTCCGGGTAGGGGCTGAGACCAAGGGGCACGTGTAAATTCGACCCGAAGCAGCAATGCGGCTACTGGAACGTCATGAAATTATCTCTGAAATCCAATGCAAGACATCAATtctcaatattgtcaattttaCCTCATGGCCAAGGCTGGgttattagcttagcttagcttagactgactacactaCACAATACACAATGGTTGCTAtcccgtgattgaccgaagtcagtgaaaatgcacaaagaatcaactagaagttcggctgggattggccataatcttcttcaatgtgcataattcagtgcctctatttatacagggtcaataacggcgacggccacgtccttgcagtcaggtgggattgggggaaggaatgttagtgtgtaacctttgctatttggagaccgtgtttgcctctgcatctccacaaaggttactgggagggatgtttgttaatgggaaggatcgttgggtcacaggattcacattgataagcgattagaccatgataaataatgatgtgtgagatatatacatgcttatttgtaaatataatattttcatttgatatgaacgatttctatgtagtggaaaattatgccgacacttgatgtgacgaaccatttaaagtttgttgaacaaatacctaaatgtaacattcctacagctgtcaggacgaaagcatgtgttattatattttacttatttgaaaagaaacaaaaaactcgaatggttgaaacatcatagaacactcttattcttatgccgacacttacagtggcgaaccatccaaagtttgttgaataaagtgaacccttcgcaagtctacacttgtagtgtcgaaccattcaaagttttttttttcaattacaaaaataaaggtaaaaaggggtgttctgttctgaaacgagctcaccaattgatcctttatccttcaatgtgcagccacaatccactctcagcctcactcgtttgctcggctatataaaagcactcagaaaaaaaaataggcgcgcgacccgaaaaggaaaaaaaacctggctttcttgacgcactgcccagcagcaagcgtcaaggtcaaaggatcaaaaaaactaaccgatcacgccacttttttacttactagaccgacgcgcgacatgtttgatcctgccctcgtcgctggcccccgtaggagcaagcgtcaaggtcgaaagatcagacagaactcCTCATGGCCAAGGCTGGGTTATCAGGAGACAAACATGGATGGAGCTCAAAACTAGGCATTCGAGTGCTAAAACACCATGAAATAGCTTCAACATTGCTGTAAAAACATGCTTCTTTATTGAATTGACACTTCGGACAAATTACCAGAAACCAAAGATTCAGAATTATATATTCCGTAGATCCAAATATTAGTATTACGAACATCCTTGAGATACATTCGAGAAGATTCCACGACTGATTTGAAGGAAAGCCATTTCATTTTTCATCCAACCGATAATTTACAGACTACCGAGGAGTTTATTGAGGATCTCACCAGAAAGCTTACATAGCTGACTGTTATCACAAGCAATCTAGTGGTAGCATCGTAGCAGTCCATGGCAGCCAACTCTGGGTTGGCATTCTGACAAGTTACTCTGAAAAGAGTGATTCCATTACCAGCTCTTGTACAGAACAGTCGCAATTAGCTCTAATAAAGATTATTTTAGAATATAATATTTTGGCGACGAGTAATCAAAGAATCCACTCTGGAATCtcggaaaagaagaagaatgtcttCATCGGGAGGAGAACCATCAGCAAACCTCGGAGGTCAAGATGTTTTCCGGCTCATTCTTCAGCAAAATCAGCAGATGGTGGAACAGAATGCTCGTCTAATGGCTATGATGGAAGGTTTCAACAACCTAGAAGCTCCAGCC includes:
- the LOC5567623 gene encoding deoxynucleoside triphosphate triphosphohydrolase SAMHD1, whose product is MMHADLCIKDMRRAIYQSLLSPEMENSWTICDPVHGKVTYPAYVQQIVDTPQFQRLRNLKQLGTSSKVFPSGTHTRFEHCLGVCHSAEKLLKILEQNSGVHINHIHRKCVILAGLLHDVGHGPFSHMWEDFVHNGSDKLWTHEQSSCDMARQLFKENGIKLSEEAYEHYYAEQLIYALITGNQEALKTLLTGDTMYLSEIVHNKHYKIDVDKWDYLLRDLFYLGNAVQIGTQFVRLFDHARVVRDDSDITHIGYRASDYHDIVALFEARTKLHIECYQHPTILGLEKLMIDALTLAEESGFRLRGTRISEAHLSPDVYLYLDDTIVSLIECSGDSSELMGAQQLLARIRLRQLYTRIHTSTDGPCDIEDLNKRFGSEEFFQVRKRIPYASQMAPRDVPLYELINSEARLIDGSNVVGEVMNALGEQGFFEQYIVYCKSMDPKVINSAREYLSRQGTNQSVQ